Genomic DNA from Actinomycetota bacterium:
GCGGGGACCGCACCGCCCGCGGGGGCGCCGGTGCGGGTCACCGGGCCGCGCACGCCGATCGCCGCGTCGGCTGTGCCGACGGTCGCCAACGCGAGCGCCACCAGGGTCGTGGAGAGCACCACCACCCGGGTGAAGGCTGCCGGGTCGGCGGCGAACGCCAGGTCGCGGTAGATGCGGGTGGTGAGCGTGACGAACCCGGCCGGCAAGCCCAGCACGGCGGGGATGCCGAAGGCGTTGACCGCCGTGACGAACACCAGTGCCGCGGCCGCGACCAGGGCGGGGCGGAGCAGCGGGAGCGTGACCGTCCGGAACGCCACCCACCGCGATGCTCCGGCGACGCGGGCGGCGCGCTCCAGGTCCGGTTCGGCGCGTGACGTCAGGGCACCGGCCACCACCAGGTAGGCCAGCGGTAACGCGTGCGCGGCGATCACGGCGACGACCCCCACGGGGCCGATCAGCCCCGGTAGGGCGACACCGAGCAGGTCGTCGATGAGACCGGAAGGGCCGTAGGCCCGCGCCCAGCTCTCGGCCGACACGAACGGCGGGACCAGGAGCGTCAGCAGGACCGCCACCCGCAGCGCCCGTCGGCCCGGAGCCGCGGTGCGCTCGGTGACCAGCGCTGCCGCCAGCCCACCCGCGACCGCCAGCGGCGTGACGGCTACGGCCGTCCACACGGTGTTGAACGCCGCCCGAACCGACCCGGGACGGGCGAAGGTCGCGCGGAGCGCGGTGGTCCCCTCGCCCGCGGCGGTCGCGACCAGCTCGACGATCGGCACCACGCCGATCAGCCCGAGCAGGACCGCCGCCACGACCACCCCGGCCGGTCCCCACCCCAGCCGGCGGGCGACGTCACCCACCGAAGATGGTCCGGTACTGCTCGAGCAGTTGGTCCTGACGGTCGAACGCCTCCTGCCAGTCGGGCGTGACCGTCGGCCCGCCACGGTCCCAGGCGACGTCGTCGCGGACCGGCTCCCAGCCGGTCTCCGCGATCGCCTGCTGGGCGTCGCGGGTGAGCGTGAAGTTCGCGAACGATTCCGCAGCGGCGGTGTTGGTGGTGGATGCCACCACCGCGATCGGGCTGTACATCGCGATGGCTCCCGGCTCCGGGAAGACCACCTCGACCGGGGAGCCCTTCTCGACCGCGGTGAAGGCGATCTTGTCCAGGCTCATCCCCGCTGCGTACCAGCCCTCCGCTACGCCGGTGACGACGTCGCCGGGAGCCTTGACCTGCACCGCACCGCGCTCCTTCAACGCCCGGTAGAAGTCGAAGCCGAAGTCCTCGGCCAGTGCGAAGTACCCCAGCGCCCCGAACGCCGACCCCGCGAAGCCCGGATCGGGGATCGCCACCGGCCGTGAGAGGTCGCGTTCGGCCAGGTCCCACCACGCGGCCGGGGCCGGGTCCAGATCGGGCTGGTGCACCAGGACCATGTTGAGGATCCGGGTCCCGAAGAAGGTCTCCTGCCTGAACTGCTCGGGGACCGCACCGACCTCGTCCGGCGTCCACGACCGCAGCATCCCCTGGGAGGCGTACTCCTGCATGGACAGAGGATCGGTCAGCCATAGGACGTCCGCCCGGATACCTCCCTGACGTTGTTCGGCCGCGATCCGGCCGGCGAGCTCTCCGGTCGGGGCACGGAAGACCTCGATCTCCACGTCGCCGTGGGCAGAGCGGTAGGCGTCGACGACGGCTGCCACGGTGTCCTCGGTCACCGACGTGTACAGCCGGATGGTGCCCGACGGCTCGGCAGGGCCGGTCGCCGTTCCCGGTGTGGCCGGGCCGCCGGCCGGCTCGGTGGCGCAGGCCACCGCGAACACCGCGACGACGGCGACGACCCAGCGCATGACGCGTGTCGGACTGGCCGACATCGTGCGTCGCTCAGCGTCCACCGGCCATCACCATGCCCGGTCCGCTGTGCCCGACCCGCCGGTTGGTGATCTCCAGCTGCCGCGTCGTGTAGCGGCGGAGGTTGGTGAGCTGACGGTGGTCGAGCCGGTCGCAGACCCAGTTCCAGTGCATCGACACCCAGTTGCCCGGCTGCAGCTGCTCAACGAACCCCAGCCCGTCGACCGCGCGGGTGACGGTCTCCAGTTCCGGTTCGCCCAGCGACAGCTGGGACCCGTCCCACTGCAGCAGCGGGGAGCGGACGAGGACCTGGTCACCGAGGCTGGTCACGACCTGACCCCAACGGATGCGGCAGCGGTCGAGCTGGTGCAGCGGATGGTCGGAGCGGCCGGACTCCAACAACCCGACCCACGGGTAGACGCCGAAGACGTGGAACGAGTGGTGAGCGACCGCCCCGGCCGGGATGGCCTCGGCGAGATGATCCCAGCGTCGGCCGGCGACCCGGCGGAAACGTTCCCACACCGCCTTCCCGAACTCCGTGGTGGACACCTGGTCGAGGAGACCGTTCCCGATCCAGTACGCCTCCACGACCCGCCGGTCGAACGGATCATCGACGCCCGCCGCCCCGGCGATCAGCTGCAGGTACGGCCACGGACCCGTGAACGCTCTGGCCAGCTGCACCAGCCCCTGGTCGCTGACCTGCGCAGCGCCGTAGTCCAGGAGCGCGCCGTGATCTTCCGGACCGCAGAAGCCGAGCTGGTTGGGCGGGTAGGCGTACCGCGCGAACAGGACCGGGCCGGCCGGTCGGGACAGGTGACGTGTTGGCTGCATGGCTCCTCCTGGCTACACGGTACGGGCCCCGGGCCGCAGGTCCCACGCCGCACTGGTCCCGCCGCCCACCAACGGGTTAGGTTCGTGCGGTCGACGTCGAAGGGGTGGGGATGAAGTTCCTGGTGATGTGGCGGATAGAGATCGCCCGGCTCTCGACGGAGGTGATCAGGGCGGTCTTGCGCATGCCCGACTACGCCGAGCCGCTGCAGCAGCAGGGCAAGGTGGTGGCCCGCTACCACATCGTCGGTTCGCACGGCGGGGCGTGGATCTACGACGTGGACTCCAACGAGGAGCTCGAGCGGCTACTGGCCCGGTCGCCCGTCTACAACTTCGCCCGCTACGAGGTGCACCCGCTGGCCGACATGGCGGCCCCCCCGGTGGCCGAGCCGCAAGCCTGACCCGCCCCCGTCGGTGAACCTGCTCGACGTCGTCATCATCATCGCGCTGGCCTCGGCGGCGTTCCAGGGCGCGCTGGCGGGCGCCGCCGTGCAAGTCGGCTTCTTCACCGGGTTCCTGGGCGGCATGGGAGCCGGGGCGATCATCGCACCGGCCGTCACCCCTTTGTTCCGCGGGTACGTCGGCCAGGTCCTGGTGACCCTGTTCCTGGTGTTCGGCATCGCGACGGCCCTGGCGGTGGTCGGCGTCCACGTCGCCCTGGGCCTGCGGGGCCAGCTGAGACAGGCGGGGGCGGGTCCCGCCGACCGTGCCGTGGGCGCCGGCGTCGCCGCGCTGGCCCTCCTGGCCATCACCTGGGTGTTCACGTCGGCGTTGGCGGCCGCGCCCGCCGCGGGGATCACCGGCCAGATCCACGGCTCGGCCGTGCTCAACGTGGTCGACGGCGTCTTCCCGCCCGCCCCTGCGGTGTTCGCCCGGCTGGGGCGGACCTTCGACGTGCCCAGCGCCCCGCCGCTGTTCACCGGGCTGGAGCCAGAACCAGCAGAGCCGGTCGATCTCCCGTCGGACGCGGAGGTCCGGGCCGCCACCGACGCAGGACGGCCAGCCACCGTGAAGGTGTTCGGCCGGGGGTGTCCGGTCGAGCAGCAGGGGTCGGGGTTCGTGGCCGGCCCCGAGCTGGTGGTCACCAACGCCCACGTCGTCTCGGGCGCCAGCGAGGTCGTCATCGAGAGCCTCGACGGCCGCGACACGGCGGTGACCGTGGCGTTCGACGCCGACCTCGACATCGCCGTGCTGCACGTCGACGGGCTGGCCATCGCCCCGCTGGAGCTCGCGGCGGAGCCCGTGGAGCGGGGCGAAACCGGGGCGGTCCTGGGCTTCCCGCTCGGGACGTTCCGCTCCGAGCCGGCTGCGGTGCTCAGGCGCTTCACCGCCGTGGGACGTGACCTGTACGGCAGCGGCCGGGTGCGGCGTGACGTGTACCAGCTGCTGGCGCACATGCCCGAGGGCGGGTCGGGTGGGCCGCTGCTCACATCCGATGGCCGCGTCATCGGGGTGGCGTTCTCCCGGTCGCTGCGTGATCCTCAGGTGGGGTACGCCCTGACCTCCGTACCGGTTCGTGAGATGGTGCTCGAGGCGTCCGGATCGACCGCTCAGACGTCGACGGGGCGTTGCTTGGCCTGACCCGACTCCCAGCTGATGACCGCTCCCGGCAGGGTCTTCAGCGGCGGGCGCAGCCGGTCACCGTCACGGACCAGCCAGATCGACAGCACCTGCTCGAGTTCCTGGCGCAGCGTCGGTGTGTCGTTCAGCAGCAGGTGCTCGTGATGGTCGTCGACCGCTTCCGCCACGCTGGTGAACCGCCGCCTGACCGGGACCTCGACCACCTCGACGTGCGGGTCGATCCCGAGCTCTCGGAGGACTCCGACCGCGTCTAGCCAGGTCGGGGCGGGGGCGCGGGGCCGGCCGTGGAAGTGGCGCCACAGGTGGTCGTGCACCAGGTCGGCGCTGGCACCGCTCAGGTAGACGAAGACGCGCCGGCGGGCCGCCGCGTCGAGCTTGTCGATGAACGCTGCCACGTCGGTGACGACCGGCAGCACGTAGGAGCACACCACCACATCGCCGACGATCCCGGTGACGTCCTCCCAGCGGCCGTGGCAGGTCTCGACGTTCGACAGACCGCGGCGGTCGGCCTCGCCGCGCAGCAGCTCGAGCATCCGTGGGCTCTGATCGACCGCGATCACCCGCCCCACCACCGGCGCGAGCGCCAAGGCGAACCGCCCCGTTCCGGCGCCCACGTCCACCACGGTCGTGCGACGCCCGCAGCGGCGACGCACCCGCCGCAGGAACGGATCACGCTCGGCGGTGCCCGCCACACGATCGGCGTACCGGGCGGCGCGGCGGTCCCAGAACTCGGGCCCGACGTCACCGCCAGCGGGCCGCAGGCGACCCATCTCCTCCAGTCGCGCCTCGACGAGCCGCCGCCAGCGATCAGCCGCCGGTCCGGCGGTCGATCGCGCATCACCCCCGGGTGCGGACACCACCGGGTGTCTCGCTTGCTCGTCATCATCCGCCGGATGCACGCTCACGTCTCCAGCCGGGTGTCCAGGACATCGCGTAGGCCGTCACCGAGCAGGTTGAAGCCGAGCACGACCAGGGAGATCGCCAGCCCGGGGTAGACCATCAACAGCGGGGCGCTCTGCAGGAACGGGCGCCCCTCGTTGAGCATGGCGCCCCATTCCGGCGTGGGTGGCTGCACCCCGAGGCCGAGGAAACTCAGCCCCGAGATCGCCAGGATGAGCGTGCCCATCTCGAGGCTGGCCAGGACCGCAACCGGCGGGACCACGTTCGGCAGGAGGTGGCGGACCACCAGGTGACGATCGGTGGCGCCCAGCGCTCGGGCTGCGACGACGAACTCCCGCTCACGCAGCGTCAGGACCATGCCCCGCACGATGCGGGCGTAGTCGACCCACCAGATCACCACCAGGCCGATGATGACGTTCCGGATCCCCGGTCCGAGGGTCCCCACGACGGCCAGAGCGAGGATCAAGCTG
This window encodes:
- a CDS encoding ABC transporter permease subunit translates to MGDVARRLGWGPAGVVVAAVLLGLIGVVPIVELVATAAGEGTTALRATFARPGSVRAAFNTVWTAVAVTPLAVAGGLAAALVTERTAAPGRRALRVAVLLTLLVPPFVSAESWARAYGPSGLIDDLLGVALPGLIGPVGVVAVIAAHALPLAYLVVAGALTSRAEPDLERAARVAGASRWVAFRTVTLPLLRPALVAAAALVFVTAVNAFGIPAVLGLPAGFVTLTTRIYRDLAFAADPAAFTRVVVLSTTLVALALATVGTADAAIGVRGPVTRTGAPAGGAVPA
- a CDS encoding extracellular solute-binding protein; the encoded protein is MSASPTRVMRWVVAVVAVFAVACATEPAGGPATPGTATGPAEPSGTIRLYTSVTEDTVAAVVDAYRSAHGDVEIEVFRAPTGELAGRIAAEQRQGGIRADVLWLTDPLSMQEYASQGMLRSWTPDEVGAVPEQFRQETFFGTRILNMVLVHQPDLDPAPAAWWDLAERDLSRPVAIPDPGFAGSAFGALGYFALAEDFGFDFYRALKERGAVQVKAPGDVVTGVAEGWYAAGMSLDKIAFTAVEKGSPVEVVFPEPGAIAMYSPIAVVASTTNTAAAESFANFTLTRDAQQAIAETGWEPVRDDVAWDRGGPTVTPDWQEAFDRQDQLLEQYRTIFGG
- a CDS encoding DUF6390 family protein — encoded protein: MQPTRHLSRPAGPVLFARYAYPPNQLGFCGPEDHGALLDYGAAQVSDQGLVQLARAFTGPWPYLQLIAGAAGVDDPFDRRVVEAYWIGNGLLDQVSTTEFGKAVWERFRRVAGRRWDHLAEAIPAGAVAHHSFHVFGVYPWVGLLESGRSDHPLHQLDRCRIRWGQVVTSLGDQVLVRSPLLQWDGSQLSLGEPELETVTRAVDGLGFVEQLQPGNWVSMHWNWVCDRLDHRQLTNLRRYTTRQLEITNRRVGHSGPGMVMAGGR
- a CDS encoding muconolactone Delta-isomerase family protein yields the protein MKFLVMWRIEIARLSTEVIRAVLRMPDYAEPLQQQGKVVARYHIVGSHGGAWIYDVDSNEELERLLARSPVYNFARYEVHPLADMAAPPVAEPQA
- a CDS encoding MarP family serine protease, producing MNLLDVVIIIALASAAFQGALAGAAVQVGFFTGFLGGMGAGAIIAPAVTPLFRGYVGQVLVTLFLVFGIATALAVVGVHVALGLRGQLRQAGAGPADRAVGAGVAALALLAITWVFTSALAAAPAAGITGQIHGSAVLNVVDGVFPPAPAVFARLGRTFDVPSAPPLFTGLEPEPAEPVDLPSDAEVRAATDAGRPATVKVFGRGCPVEQQGSGFVAGPELVVTNAHVVSGASEVVIESLDGRDTAVTVAFDADLDIAVLHVDGLAIAPLELAAEPVERGETGAVLGFPLGTFRSEPAAVLRRFTAVGRDLYGSGRVRRDVYQLLAHMPEGGSGGPLLTSDGRVIGVAFSRSLRDPQVGYALTSVPVREMVLEASGSTAQTSTGRCLA
- a CDS encoding class I SAM-dependent methyltransferase is translated as MGRLRPAGGDVGPEFWDRRAARYADRVAGTAERDPFLRRVRRRCGRRTTVVDVGAGTGRFALALAPVVGRVIAVDQSPRMLELLRGEADRRGLSNVETCHGRWEDVTGIVGDVVVCSYVLPVVTDVAAFIDKLDAAARRRVFVYLSGASADLVHDHLWRHFHGRPRAPAPTWLDAVGVLRELGIDPHVEVVEVPVRRRFTSVAEAVDDHHEHLLLNDTPTLRQELEQVLSIWLVRDGDRLRPPLKTLPGAVISWESGQAKQRPVDV
- a CDS encoding ABC transporter permease subunit is translated as MLPRLARDRLALTGLVIIAVFAVGAVAAPLLAPHDPNVVDAASRLSGPSAAHPLGTDHLGRDLLSRMLLGSRWSLGTAALATCMVMTIGVGIGTLAGYYGGAVGSIVMRVVDVLLAFPSLILALAVVGTLGPGIRNVIIGLVVIWWVDYARIVRGMVLTLREREFVVAARALGATDRHLVVRHLLPNVVPPVAVLASLEMGTLILAISGLSFLGLGVQPPTPEWGAMLNEGRPFLQSAPLLMVYPGLAISLVVLGFNLLGDGLRDVLDTRLET